From a region of the Paenibacillus sp. R14(2021) genome:
- the cysS gene encoding cysteine--tRNA ligase — protein MTLRIYNTMTREKEVFTPLAAGKVNMYVCGPTVYDYIHIGNARPAIFFDVVRRYLESIGYAVNYVVNFTDVDDKLIRKAEQLGTTVPEVAERFIAAFKENIEGLGIHKATMNPRVTENMPEIIALIEELVANGNAYENGGDVFFRTSTFADYGKLSHQNLEELQLGIRIGVDERKESGQDFVLWKAAKPGEIKWESPWGPGRPGWHIECSAMARKYLGDTLDIHGGGHDLQFPHHECEIAQSESVTGKPLANYWMHNGYININNEKMSKSLGNGITVHEMLKTIKPAVIRYFMLSAHYRSPLNFSDETIAQAENSVERIANSVANIKHRLEVAVSAPGEEQAALQARVAEIEAQFHAKMDDDFNTPDAITAIFELVSEANLHLQRPVVSAEALRVLLSAFESFDRVLGLLAADEELLDAEIDALIVERTEARGSKNWKRADEIRDLLAAQGIVLEDTPQGIRWRRK, from the coding sequence ATGACCCTGCGTATCTATAATACGATGACCCGCGAGAAAGAAGTTTTTACGCCTCTTGCTGCGGGTAAAGTAAACATGTATGTGTGCGGGCCGACCGTATACGACTATATTCATATCGGCAATGCGCGTCCGGCGATCTTCTTTGATGTTGTCCGTCGGTATTTGGAATCGATAGGTTATGCCGTTAATTATGTCGTTAACTTTACGGATGTCGACGATAAATTAATTCGCAAGGCGGAGCAGCTGGGTACGACGGTACCCGAGGTAGCTGAGCGTTTCATTGCGGCCTTCAAAGAAAATATCGAAGGATTGGGCATTCACAAGGCGACGATGAACCCGCGGGTAACGGAGAATATGCCGGAAATCATCGCGCTGATCGAGGAGCTTGTGGCTAATGGCAACGCCTACGAGAACGGCGGAGACGTCTTCTTCCGTACGAGCACGTTCGCGGATTACGGCAAGCTGTCACATCAGAATTTGGAGGAGCTGCAGCTTGGCATCCGGATCGGCGTCGACGAGCGCAAAGAAAGCGGCCAAGATTTCGTGCTGTGGAAAGCGGCGAAGCCAGGGGAAATCAAGTGGGAAAGCCCATGGGGACCGGGACGTCCGGGCTGGCATATTGAGTGCTCGGCGATGGCGCGCAAATATTTGGGCGATACGCTGGACATTCACGGCGGCGGACATGACCTGCAGTTCCCGCATCACGAATGCGAGATTGCGCAGTCGGAATCGGTAACGGGCAAGCCGCTTGCGAACTATTGGATGCATAACGGGTACATTAACATCAACAATGAGAAAATGTCCAAGTCGCTTGGAAACGGCATTACGGTGCATGAAATGCTAAAGACGATTAAGCCCGCAGTCATTCGATATTTCATGCTGTCCGCGCATTATCGGAGCCCGCTGAACTTCAGTGACGAGACAATTGCACAGGCGGAGAACAGCGTCGAGCGCATCGCTAACTCTGTGGCAAACATCAAGCACCGTCTGGAAGTGGCAGTCAGTGCGCCCGGCGAGGAACAGGCTGCGCTTCAAGCGCGTGTTGCGGAAATCGAGGCGCAGTTCCATGCCAAGATGGATGATGATTTTAATACGCCGGATGCCATTACTGCCATATTCGAGCTGGTGAGCGAAGCCAATCTTCACTTGCAGCGGCCAGTTGTATCGGCAGAAGCGCTTCGCGTGCTCCTGTCGGCATTCGAGTCGTTTGACCGAGTGCTGGGCCTGCTCGCTGCAGACGAAGAACTGCTGGATGCGGAGATTGATGCGTTGATTGTGGAACGGACCGAAGCGCGCGGCAGCAAGAATTGGAAGCGTGCGGACGAGATTCGCGACCTGCTTGCGGCGCAGGGCATTGTGCTGGAAGATACACCGCAGGGCATTCGTTGGCGGCGCAAATGA
- the cysE gene encoding serine O-acetyltransferase, with protein MLRSLKTDIQTILENDPAARNKFEVIFTYSGLHAIWAHRFAHALFKRKWYTLARLISQTSRFFTGIEIHPGAQIGEGLFIDHGMGIVIGETCEIGDNVVIYQGVTLGGTGKEKGKRHPTIGNNVVIASGAKVLGSFKVGDNVNIGANSVVLREVPPNSTVVGIPGRIVKRDGARVNDRLDHAQLPDPVIEMLRTMQKEIADLRAELDKEKHNHKQPVAGGEKRP; from the coding sequence ATGCTGCGCAGTTTGAAAACCGATATCCAGACTATACTCGAGAACGATCCCGCTGCCCGGAATAAATTCGAGGTTATTTTTACTTATTCGGGTCTTCATGCGATCTGGGCTCACCGGTTCGCGCACGCGTTATTCAAGCGCAAATGGTATACGCTGGCACGCTTGATTTCGCAGACGAGCCGGTTTTTTACGGGGATTGAAATCCACCCGGGAGCGCAAATCGGCGAAGGTCTGTTTATAGACCACGGGATGGGCATTGTCATTGGGGAAACCTGCGAAATCGGAGATAACGTCGTTATCTATCAAGGCGTCACGCTCGGCGGCACCGGCAAAGAGAAAGGCAAGCGGCATCCCACCATCGGGAACAATGTTGTTATTGCATCCGGCGCTAAGGTTCTAGGCTCTTTCAAGGTTGGAGACAATGTGAATATCGGGGCGAACTCCGTCGTTCTTCGAGAGGTTCCGCCCAACAGTACGGTCGTCGGTATTCCAGGCAGAATCGTCAAGCGGGACGGCGCGCGCGTAAATGACCGGCTAGACCACGCCCAGCTCCCCGATCCTGTCATCGAGATGCTTCGGACGATGCAGAAGGAAATTGCGGATTTACGGGCCGAATTGGATAAGGAAAAACATAATCATAAACAACCTGTTGCTGGAGGAGAGAAGAGACCATGA
- the gltX gene encoding glutamate--tRNA ligase, translating to MSDQIRVRYAPSPTGHLHIGNARTALFNYLFARNLGGKFIIRIEDTDVKRNVAGGEESQLTYLKWLGITWDESVDVGGGYGPYRQTERLDIYRNYWQELLDRGLAYKCYCTEEELEQEREEQTARGEMPRYSGKHRSLTAEERATFEAEGRIPSIRFRVPEGKSYAFDDLVKGQISFESDGIGDFVIVKKDGIPTYNFAVALDDHLMAISHVLRGEDHISNTPRQLMIYEAFGWEPPVFGHMTLIVNENRKKLSKRDESIIQFIEQYDKLGYLPEAMFNFITLLGWSPEGEQEIFTREELISVFTANRLSKSPAVFDTNKLSWMNNEYMKKTDVPRLVDMCIPHLLKAGRLSSGELSEAQRAWVNDLVALYQDKLRYAADIVPLTELFFLPEAVDEDEAAAVLAEEQVPIVLAAFLEQVKVMGDLHVDGIKAAIKSVQQTTGFKGKQLFMPIRAALTGQTHGPDLNATIVLLGKAKVQNRLQGRLA from the coding sequence ATGTCCGATCAAATCAGGGTGCGTTATGCACCGTCACCTACAGGGCATCTGCATATCGGCAATGCAAGAACGGCCTTATTCAATTATTTGTTCGCCCGCAATCTTGGGGGCAAATTCATTATTCGGATCGAAGATACCGACGTGAAGCGCAACGTAGCGGGCGGCGAGGAAAGTCAGCTGACTTACTTGAAATGGCTCGGCATCACATGGGATGAGAGCGTGGATGTCGGCGGCGGATACGGTCCATATCGTCAAACGGAGCGTCTCGATATCTACCGGAACTATTGGCAGGAGCTGCTCGACCGCGGGTTGGCATACAAATGCTACTGCACGGAAGAAGAATTGGAGCAGGAGCGGGAAGAGCAGACGGCGCGCGGCGAAATGCCCCGCTATTCCGGCAAGCACCGCAGCCTCACGGCTGAGGAGCGGGCGACGTTCGAAGCGGAAGGACGGATCCCAAGCATTCGTTTCCGCGTGCCGGAAGGCAAATCCTACGCCTTTGACGACCTCGTCAAAGGACAAATCAGCTTCGAATCCGACGGGATCGGCGACTTCGTCATCGTGAAGAAGGACGGTATTCCAACGTATAACTTTGCCGTTGCGCTCGATGACCATCTCATGGCAATTAGCCATGTGCTTCGCGGCGAGGACCATATTTCCAACACGCCTCGTCAATTGATGATCTACGAAGCGTTCGGCTGGGAGCCGCCGGTTTTCGGCCATATGACGCTCATCGTGAATGAAAACCGCAAGAAGCTCAGCAAGCGCGACGAGTCCATCATTCAGTTCATTGAGCAGTACGACAAGCTGGGCTATTTGCCGGAGGCGATGTTCAACTTTATTACGCTGCTCGGCTGGTCGCCTGAGGGCGAGCAGGAGATTTTCACGCGCGAAGAGCTGATCTCTGTATTCACGGCGAATCGTCTGAGCAAGAGTCCGGCTGTTTTCGATACGAACAAGCTGAGCTGGATGAACAATGAGTATATGAAGAAGACGGATGTTCCTCGTCTAGTGGATATGTGTATTCCCCATTTGCTGAAGGCAGGCAGACTGTCTTCCGGTGAGCTTTCCGAGGCCCAGCGCGCGTGGGTGAACGATCTTGTCGCGCTGTATCAGGATAAGCTGCGTTATGCAGCCGATATCGTACCGCTGACGGAACTGTTCTTCCTGCCGGAAGCTGTCGATGAAGATGAAGCGGCTGCCGTGCTCGCGGAAGAACAGGTGCCGATCGTGCTGGCAGCATTCCTGGAACAAGTGAAAGTGATGGGTGATTTGCATGTCGACGGCATCAAGGCGGCGATCAAATCTGTACAGCAGACGACTGGCTTCAAGGGTAAGCAATTATTCATGCCGATCCGCGCTGCCTTGACGGGTCAGACGCATGGGCCTGATCTGAACGCAACGATCGTGCTGCTCGGTAAAGCGAAGGTACAAAATCGCCTGCAGGGCAGGCTGGCATAA
- the ispF gene encoding 2-C-methyl-D-erythritol 2,4-cyclodiphosphate synthase, with protein MIRVGQGFDVHQLVKGRPCIIGGVTLPYERGLLGHSDADVLLHAISDAVLGALGLGDIGKHFPDTDPAFKDADSLKLLQHIWSLVKERGYKLGNVDATIIAQRPKMAPYIPQMVEVIAGALEAEDNTQVNVKATTTEQLGFTGRGEGIAAQAVVCLVKVML; from the coding sequence ATGATTCGAGTAGGACAAGGCTTTGACGTGCATCAGCTGGTGAAGGGACGACCGTGTATTATTGGAGGCGTGACCCTTCCGTACGAAAGGGGACTGCTTGGCCATTCCGATGCGGATGTGCTGCTGCACGCGATCAGCGATGCGGTGCTGGGGGCGCTTGGACTTGGCGATATCGGGAAGCATTTTCCTGATACGGATCCGGCTTTCAAGGATGCGGACAGCTTGAAGCTGCTTCAGCACATCTGGTCGCTTGTAAAGGAGCGAGGCTACAAGCTCGGCAACGTGGATGCGACGATCATTGCGCAGCGGCCGAAGATGGCGCCTTATATCCCGCAAATGGTGGAAGTGATTGCCGGTGCACTAGAGGCGGAAGACAACACCCAAGTAAACGTAAAGGCGACGACGACGGAGCAGCTCGGCTTTACTGGACGCGGCGAAGGCATTGCCGCGCAAGCGGTTGTCTGCCTTGTAAAAGTTATGCTATGA
- the ispD gene encoding 2-C-methyl-D-erythritol 4-phosphate cytidylyltransferase, whose protein sequence is MGTAESKQYLLLRDKPILVHTLEVFEAMAEIADVCLVVGEDDVSRCEAMVATYGLHKVKTVLAGGSERQHSVRIGMAALHSDVNWIMVHDGVRPFVTHEAVRACMRKATLTEAAVMAVPVKDTIKQVNEAGVITKTPERRSLWAIQTPQAFRRSLLWEALERAVQDDFLGTDDAMAVERLGVSVSVAQGDYTNIKITTPEDLPYAEFLLAVRDRERGTEQ, encoded by the coding sequence ATGGGAACGGCCGAGAGCAAGCAGTATTTGCTGCTGAGGGACAAGCCAATACTTGTGCATACCCTGGAAGTGTTTGAAGCGATGGCCGAAATCGCCGATGTATGTCTTGTCGTTGGCGAAGACGATGTTTCGCGCTGCGAGGCCATGGTCGCCACCTATGGTTTGCATAAGGTGAAGACTGTCTTGGCAGGGGGCAGCGAACGGCAGCATTCCGTGCGGATCGGCATGGCTGCGCTCCATAGCGATGTGAATTGGATCATGGTGCATGACGGCGTAAGGCCGTTCGTTACGCATGAAGCGGTACGAGCCTGTATGCGCAAAGCTACCCTTACAGAAGCCGCGGTGATGGCCGTGCCTGTTAAAGATACGATTAAACAAGTGAATGAGGCCGGCGTCATCACGAAGACCCCGGAACGGCGGAGCTTGTGGGCGATTCAAACGCCGCAGGCTTTTCGCCGTTCTTTGCTGTGGGAAGCGCTGGAGCGGGCGGTGCAGGATGATTTTCTGGGCACCGACGATGCGATGGCGGTTGAACGGCTGGGCGTAAGCGTCTCGGTGGCCCAAGGCGATTACACGAACATCAAAATCACAACACCGGAGGATCTGCCTTATGCGGAATTTTTGCTGGCGGTCCGCGACCGGGAGAGGGGAACGGAGCAATGA
- a CDS encoding PIN/TRAM domain-containing protein has protein sequence MMRRMIQGIGLLFGGVLGARMYSSLNAGISWSASTSGLLQHSGGYYMNVGIGAICGLAAATILAGPIMRRVQQGAERVSAMPMGELLAGGAGLLGGLALSALLYPVLSGFSGAAMFIPAVLTLFLGYAGLRVGLNKREEFAERIAALAERSSKAVRVDEESSYEEHKILDTSVIIDGRIADICKTGFIEGTLVIPEFVLEELQHIADSSDLLKRNRGRRGLDILNKIQKELDVKVLIYEGDMEEGEVDSKLVKLAKALHGKVVTNDFNLNKVCELQGVSVLNINDLANAVKPVVLPGEEIVVQVIKDGKEHGQGVAYLDDGTMIVVEGGRDYIGTTMEVLVTSVLQTSAGRMIFAKPKLLEKAL, from the coding sequence ATGATGAGACGAATGATTCAAGGGATTGGGCTATTGTTTGGCGGTGTGCTCGGAGCTCGAATGTACAGCTCGTTAAACGCAGGCATCAGCTGGTCAGCTTCGACTAGCGGCTTGCTGCAGCATTCCGGCGGGTATTACATGAATGTAGGGATCGGCGCAATCTGCGGCTTAGCGGCGGCAACCATATTGGCAGGGCCAATCATGAGGCGGGTGCAGCAGGGGGCAGAACGGGTATCAGCGATGCCGATGGGCGAATTGCTGGCAGGCGGAGCCGGGTTGCTGGGCGGCCTGGCATTATCAGCACTGCTCTATCCGGTATTGTCGGGGTTTAGCGGCGCGGCGATGTTTATCCCGGCTGTGCTGACGTTGTTTCTAGGGTATGCTGGATTGCGGGTAGGCTTGAATAAACGGGAAGAGTTTGCGGAGCGGATCGCGGCATTGGCCGAGCGGAGTTCGAAAGCCGTGCGTGTAGATGAGGAAAGCAGCTATGAGGAACACAAAATTCTCGATACAAGCGTCATTATTGACGGCCGAATCGCCGATATCTGCAAAACCGGTTTTATTGAAGGTACACTGGTCATTCCCGAGTTCGTGCTGGAGGAGCTGCAGCATATTGCGGATTCGTCCGATTTGCTGAAGCGTAACCGGGGCCGCCGCGGACTTGATATTTTAAACAAAATTCAAAAAGAGCTTGACGTGAAAGTGCTAATCTACGAAGGCGACATGGAAGAAGGCGAAGTAGACAGCAAGCTGGTGAAACTGGCTAAGGCGCTGCACGGCAAAGTGGTGACAAACGATTTTAACCTGAACAAGGTGTGCGAGCTGCAGGGCGTATCCGTACTTAATATCAATGATTTGGCCAATGCCGTGAAGCCGGTCGTTCTGCCGGGCGAGGAAATTGTCGTTCAGGTTATTAAGGATGGCAAGGAGCACGGTCAAGGCGTTGCTTATTTGGATGACGGCACGATGATCGTGGTAGAGGGCGGCAGAGATTACATCGGAACGACGATGGAAGTGCTCGTAACGAGCGTGCTGCAAACGTCCGCTGGGCGCATGATTTTCGCCAAGCCGAAGCTGTTGGAAAAAGCGCTGTAA
- a CDS encoding DUF1573 domain-containing protein: MHAPTLEQFQQQVSELLLRHRSLLDVLSKYGQSGASVNRAVAKSVTECGCIELNARKQQFEDDFNLEQAKTKVHHHISGELCEHCKEAIQNELGRNLFYMSAMCNLLEIKLDDVIERESDKCSTLGLFNLT, encoded by the coding sequence ATGCATGCACCAACGTTGGAGCAATTTCAGCAGCAAGTATCCGAGCTGCTGCTGCGACATCGCAGCTTGCTGGACGTCCTGTCCAAGTACGGTCAATCCGGCGCTTCCGTCAACCGTGCCGTTGCCAAATCCGTAACCGAATGCGGATGCATTGAATTAAACGCCCGTAAGCAGCAATTTGAAGATGACTTTAATCTGGAGCAAGCCAAGACCAAGGTTCATCACCACATCTCGGGCGAGCTTTGCGAGCATTGCAAAGAAGCCATTCAAAACGAGCTAGGCCGCAATTTGTTCTACATGTCCGCCATGTGCAACCTGCTTGAGATCAAGCTGGACGACGTCATTGAACGCGAATCCGATAAATGCAGTACACTCGGCCTGTTTAACCTGACCTAG
- the pssA gene encoding CDP-diacylglycerol--serine O-phosphatidyltransferase, protein MITKSIPSLFTVANLFLGIIAIILVFPENAKPELAAMMVIIAMLMDGVDGRVARALNASSEFGKELDSLSDVISFGVAPAFIMYSVAFQELNPAPAWIITALFPICGALRLARFNVVSGMPGYFIGLPIPAAGGVLATLALFHKDIALSVLMATTLVLSFLMVSTVRYPNFKKLGIPKNAIWVVPIVVLVAVVLGILFPHHLSKIIFVPLVLYALYGLKKNVDRRIPSRKRKRRLENQLQEEAVHSEHSA, encoded by the coding sequence ATGATCACGAAGTCAATACCGAGTCTTTTTACAGTGGCGAACTTGTTTCTGGGTATCATCGCCATTATTCTCGTTTTTCCTGAAAATGCAAAGCCGGAATTGGCTGCCATGATGGTTATCATCGCAATGCTGATGGATGGTGTAGACGGTCGGGTCGCCCGGGCATTGAATGCATCGAGCGAATTTGGTAAAGAATTGGATTCCTTATCCGATGTCATTTCCTTCGGAGTCGCGCCAGCGTTTATTATGTATAGTGTTGCTTTCCAGGAGCTTAATCCGGCGCCAGCTTGGATCATTACGGCTCTCTTCCCGATCTGCGGAGCGCTTCGCCTAGCGAGATTTAACGTCGTATCCGGAATGCCGGGCTATTTCATCGGTCTTCCGATTCCGGCAGCAGGCGGCGTATTGGCTACACTGGCTCTGTTCCACAAAGACATCGCGTTATCTGTCCTTATGGCAACAACCCTGGTACTGTCCTTCTTGATGGTTAGCACCGTGCGGTACCCGAACTTCAAGAAACTCGGCATTCCAAAGAACGCCATCTGGGTCGTTCCAATTGTCGTCCTGGTAGCGGTTGTACTAGGTATATTGTTCCCGCACCATTTATCTAAGATCATATTCGTACCGCTCGTTCTATACGCGCTGTACGGCCTAAAAAAAAACGTTGATCGGCGCATTCCAAGCAGGAAACGCAAGCGCAGATTGGAAAATCAGCTTCAAGAAGAAGCTGTTCATAGCGAGCACAGCGCCTAA
- the disA gene encoding DNA integrity scanning diadenylate cyclase DisA: protein MKELNQAEMVNQLLQMVAPGMAFREGLDNVLRAKTGALIVVGYSPEVMEVVDGGFSINCDFSPNYLYELAKMDGAIILSEDRKRILYANTQLIPDSSISSSETGIRHRTAERVAKQTGKLVVSISQRRNIITLYQGQFRYSLKEMGVILTKANQAIQTLEKYKAVLGQSFTNLSALEFEEMVTLQEVAHVIKRVEMVIRVKMEIKRYVNELGTEGRLISMQMEELVGGVEEEAWFLLKDYGKDPAEERVREIRANIRKMSSEELLEVPQIIKQLGYSSNIAASEEMVAPRGYRLLSRIPRLPANILNNLVERFGTLPHVLMATIEELDAVDGIGEVRARTIKEGLKRIQEQMFIDRQI, encoded by the coding sequence ATGAAAGAGCTAAACCAGGCAGAAATGGTCAATCAACTGCTCCAAATGGTCGCACCCGGGATGGCATTTCGGGAAGGACTGGATAATGTGCTGCGAGCTAAGACAGGGGCGCTCATCGTTGTCGGCTACAGTCCCGAGGTTATGGAGGTCGTCGACGGCGGTTTCTCCATCAACTGCGATTTCTCCCCGAACTATTTGTACGAATTGGCCAAAATGGACGGCGCAATCATTCTGAGCGAGGATCGCAAGCGGATTCTTTATGCTAATACGCAGCTGATTCCCGACAGCTCGATTTCGTCGAGCGAAACGGGAATCAGGCATCGTACCGCGGAGCGCGTGGCCAAGCAGACCGGCAAGCTGGTCGTTTCCATCTCGCAGCGCCGGAATATTATTACGCTTTATCAAGGACAGTTCCGCTATTCGCTCAAGGAAATGGGCGTTATCTTAACCAAAGCCAATCAGGCGATTCAGACACTAGAGAAATACAAAGCGGTGCTTGGCCAGTCATTTACGAACTTGTCAGCGCTGGAGTTCGAGGAAATGGTAACCCTGCAGGAAGTGGCGCATGTCATCAAGCGGGTGGAAATGGTCATTCGCGTCAAAATGGAAATTAAGCGGTACGTGAATGAATTGGGCACGGAAGGCCGCCTGATCAGCATGCAGATGGAAGAACTGGTTGGAGGCGTGGAGGAGGAAGCGTGGTTCCTGCTGAAGGATTACGGCAAGGATCCGGCAGAGGAACGCGTTCGTGAAATCCGGGCCAATATCCGCAAGATGAGCTCGGAAGAGCTGCTTGAAGTTCCGCAGATTATTAAGCAGCTGGGCTACAGCAGTAATATCGCTGCCTCCGAGGAAATGGTTGCTCCCCGCGGATATCGGCTGCTTAGCCGCATTCCGCGTCTACCGGCTAACATTCTGAACAACCTGGTGGAGCGGTTCGGGACATTGCCTCACGTGCTGATGGCTACCATTGAAGAGCTTGATGCCGTTGACGGAATTGGTGAGGTTAGGGCGCGCACGATCAAGGAAGGCTTGAAGCGCATCCAAGAGCAGATGTTCATTGACAGACAAATTTAA
- the radA gene encoding DNA repair protein RadA, with protein MAKLKIKFACTECGNESPKWMGKCPGCGQWNTMVEEKETVVKTQGMGASIIQTKEKPQPIIHIESGQEKRIETTNKELNRVLGGGVVPGSLILVGGDPGIGKSTLLLQTSHALASKQLTVLYISGEESVRQTRLRADRLGALSETLYVLCETNMEQINDAIESVNPDFLVIDSIQTVYDPQVQSAPGSVSQVRECTAHFMRVAKIKGIATVLVGHVTKEGAIAGPRMLEHMVDCVLYFEGERHHSYRLLRAVKNRFGSTNEIGIFEMVEDGLREVSNPSELFLSERPIGVSGSTVVASMEGTRPVLVEMQALVATTNFPSPRRMATGIDHNRMTLIVAVLEKRMGMFLQTQDAYLNVAGGIRLDEPAVDLAAAVSITSSFRDAPTRPYDVFFGEIGLTGEVRAVSRAEQRVKEAHKLGFKRVIMPKKSLKGWTPPAGIEIIGVETVAEALSKAFG; from the coding sequence ATGGCAAAACTTAAAATCAAGTTCGCATGCACGGAATGCGGCAATGAATCACCCAAGTGGATGGGAAAATGTCCGGGCTGCGGACAATGGAATACGATGGTAGAAGAGAAGGAAACAGTCGTCAAGACGCAAGGGATGGGCGCTTCGATCATTCAGACGAAAGAAAAGCCCCAACCTATCATACATATAGAAAGTGGTCAGGAGAAACGGATTGAGACAACCAATAAGGAGCTGAACCGCGTGTTGGGCGGAGGCGTCGTTCCGGGTTCGCTCATTCTGGTCGGGGGCGATCCGGGCATCGGCAAATCAACGCTTCTGCTGCAGACCTCGCATGCGCTCGCTTCGAAGCAGCTGACGGTGCTCTATATCTCCGGCGAGGAATCCGTCAGGCAGACTCGCCTTCGGGCTGACCGCCTCGGTGCGTTGTCGGAAACGCTGTATGTATTGTGCGAAACGAACATGGAGCAAATTAATGATGCGATCGAATCGGTCAATCCCGATTTTCTCGTCATTGACTCCATCCAAACGGTGTATGATCCGCAGGTGCAGTCGGCACCAGGCAGTGTTTCGCAGGTTCGCGAATGCACGGCGCATTTTATGCGCGTCGCCAAAATCAAAGGCATCGCAACCGTGCTGGTCGGCCACGTGACCAAAGAAGGGGCGATCGCTGGGCCGCGGATGCTGGAGCACATGGTGGACTGCGTGCTTTATTTTGAAGGAGAGCGGCATCATTCCTATCGGCTTCTCCGAGCTGTGAAGAACCGGTTTGGATCGACGAACGAAATCGGCATTTTTGAAATGGTGGAGGATGGTTTGAGGGAAGTCAGCAATCCTTCGGAGCTGTTTCTCTCTGAGCGTCCAATTGGGGTATCCGGCTCGACCGTAGTTGCCAGCATGGAGGGTACAAGGCCAGTACTGGTGGAAATGCAGGCACTCGTCGCGACGACGAATTTCCCCTCTCCGAGGCGGATGGCGACAGGTATTGACCACAACCGCATGACGCTGATCGTCGCCGTATTGGAGAAGCGGATGGGCATGTTCCTTCAGACGCAAGATGCGTATCTTAATGTGGCGGGCGGCATCCGGCTCGACGAGCCGGCAGTGGATTTGGCGGCGGCGGTCAGCATTACGTCGAGCTTTCGCGATGCGCCGACAAGACCGTATGACGTCTTCTTCGGCGAGATCGGCTTAACCGGCGAAGTTCGGGCAGTGTCCCGCGCAGAGCAGCGCGTGAAGGAAGCGCATAAGCTGGGCTTCAAACGCGTGATTATGCCGAAGAAGAGCTTGAAGGGCTGGACCCCGCCTGCGGGGATTGAAATCATTGGCGTCGAGACGGTAGCAGAAGCGCTGTCCAAGGCATTCGGATAA